The Phaeacidiphilus oryzae TH49 region GCCGAAGGCGCTGGTGCCAAGGAACCCCGGTCGGTCCTCGGCCACCGGGCGGTCCAGCCACAGCCGGGAGACCAGGAAGGGCGGGGCCGTGCGCAGGGCGCCGATCCGCTCCCGCCAGGCGGCGTCGCCGAGTTCGGGTGACGCTCCGACCAGCGACCGCAGCCCCGCCACGTCCAGGGCCAGCACCACGGCGTCGCAGGGGTGCGCCTCGGTGCCGGTGGCCACGGCGAAGCCCCCGCCGCGCCCGCGGCCCACCGACTCGACCCGGGTGGCCGTGCGCACCTCCACCCCGTGCGAGGAGAGGTAGCCGCCCAGCGGGTTCCACAGCGCCTGCGGGAAGGGCTCGTCGGGCACGTCGAAGAGGAGGCCCTCGCTCGAACCCAGGAAGTAGATGTGGAACATGACGGCGAGCTCGGCGGCGGACAGCCGGCCCGGGTCGGCGAAGAAACTCCGGGAGAAGACCTCGAAGGCGAGGTGGTGGGCGGCCTCGGGGAAGCCGATCCGGTCGAGGAGGTGCCGTGCGCTGATCCCGTCCAGCTCGGCGTAGACCCGGGGGACGGAGACGTCCAGCAGCCGCATCGCCGGGCCGGGCGACATCCCGAGGAGATCGCGCCAGCGGAAGCTGGGGCTGCGGGCGACGAACCCGAGGGCGTTCCACGGCGGCGTGCGGGGGATCTCGGCGAAGCTGTCGAGCATTCCCCCGCTGTGCACCAGGGGGTAGTCGGGCAGTGGGCGGAGCATTCCCAGCTCCGGATCCACCCGGCGGAGCAGCGCGCGAAGGTTGTAGTACTGGCGGAAGAAGGCGTGGAACCCCCGGCTCATGGTGACCGTGCTGCCGTCCCGCAGCGTCACCGGCCATCCCCGGAGGCGGCCGCCCAGCTCCGTCTCCCGTTCGAACACGGTCACCCGCGCGCCCGCCTCCGCGAGGACGGTGGCCGCGGCCAGCCCCGCGATGCCGCCGCCGAGCACCGCCACCGAGGGCGGGTCGTCCTCGAAGCGGGGCGCCCCGGCGGGGCCCGGGAACCTCCAGGCCCGGCGGTCCCGCGGCGGTCCGCTGACGGGCCTCGCGGCAGGGGTGGCCGGCGGCATCGGGGTCCTCTCCCGGACAGGGCGGTTCACGCGTCGGCCCCGTGGGCCGGACGCACGGGCGGCCGACGGCCGGCGGGGCGTTTGGGCAGCAGCGGCAGCCGGGCCAGAGCGCCGGCCATCGGGCCGATCGGCACCCGGAGGCCGATGGCGAGGTCCTGCCGCCAGCCGGTCTCCCCGTCCAGAAAGCGCAGCAGCCGGGGGGCCGGCACGGTACGAAACAGGTCGGTGAAGAACCGCGGGCCGTCCAGCCGCCCGCTGTCCAGGGCGTGCAGCATCACCGCGTCCAGCAGCCGTGCCCTGGCCGGGTACGCGGCCGGCGGCCGGGGCGTCCCGCCGCGCCGGAGCGCCGCGGCGATCGCCCGGGACTGCCGCTGCACCGCGGCGAAGGTGTAGCCGGTCGAGGGCCGGGTCGCTCCCCCGGCCGTGCCGATCCGGAAGACCCGTGCGCCGGCCTGGCCGGGGAACCGGCCGTCGGTCATCGGGATCACCCCGCTCTCGGTGCTGCCGATCTCGAAGTCCGTCAGTCCGTACGCGCCTCGCAGGTGGCTGCGGAGGGCACGCCGATACGCCTCCGCGGGCAGCGGATCCGCCGAGAAGAGGGTGTACTCGACCAGGGCCTCCCGGTCGCTGAGCGGCAGCGCGTAGACGAACGCCAGCCCCCGGGCCGGCTGCGGGCAGTGGAAGTCCATCAGGTCGGCGGTGGCGGGGTCGAAGACCGGGCGCTCGGAGCGGACGAACCAGCCGCGGAAGTGCTGGAGGAGATGGGTGCGGGCGTCCGGCAGCCGCCGGACCGGACGCGAGTCGAAGACCCAGCGCGCCCGCAGCGCCAGGCGGCCGCCGTCGGCACGTGCCGCGCGGACCTCGGCCCCGTCGGCGGTGTCCCGGACCTCGTCCACGGCGGCCTCGAACCGCCGCACCGAGCGTCCGCGGAAACCGTCCGCCACGAACCGCTCGAAGGCGCCGGAACGCAGCATCTTGTACCGGTACGGCCCGAGGTCCAGGGGGAACGGCGTGCCCTCCCGGTCCTTCACCCGCAGCCGGCTCCAGCGGGCGCTGAGCACCTCGTCGTAACGGCCCGGTCCCTCCTCCCAGAAGCACCAGGTCCGCTCGGGCGGCCGCAGCGGACCCGGCGGTGCCTCGATCAGGGCGATGTCCGGGGCACCTGCGCCGGCCGCGAGGAGGTGGTGGGCGAGCGAGAGACCGGCCGCGCCGGCCCCGATGATGGCGACCTCGGCCTCGGTTCGATCAACCAACGTCCCGTCCGCTCCCTTCGGCCCCGGCCGTCCCGCCGAGGTGACCGGTGTGCTCACGGACGCTATTCGGCCGGTCCGGGGCGTTCGGATGCACCACGGCGGGGGCGGAGCGCCAGTCCGAGGACGGAGAGCGACCCCCAGCCGACCGAGACCGCGACGGCCATCATCCGCCGGCGCCGGCCGGGCAGGGTGGCGCCCAACATGACCGCGTCACCGAGGTCGGCGGCGATCCGCACGGCGCACGCCGTGGCCAGCGCCGGCCCCGCCGGTGCGAGCACCATGGCGGCGCCGCTGGCCGCGTCCCGCCAGCCGACCGGCCGCAGCGCGACCGAGGTGCCCTCCGGCACGCCCCCCGCCTCGTCGGCCAGGCCCGACGGGCGGGCCAGCAGCTCCGGTCTCAGCGCGACCGCGATCCCGTACAGCGACGTGGCGGCGCCGATCGCCCGCAAGACTCCGATACGCATCCCCGCATCATCCTCCCTGAGCGGCTCACCGGTGGTTCGGCGCGGCGCGTACGGCGGATTGCCGGCGGGTCGGGCGATGGGCGGGGCAGGGGTCCGGCTCGTCGAACAGTGCCAGGACGCAGTCCGGGCAGTCGCCGAGGATCACCCGCCGCACCCGGGCGGCGTACCGGCGGCACTGCGGGCAGTCGCCTTCTCCTTCTCCGGCCGGGACGGCGGGGCGCCGGGCAGGGCGTCGGGCAAGGCGCCGGGCGCCGGGTTCGTCGGAGCCATCTGCGGCCTTCCGTCCAGTGCTGGGTGGGCAGGGTTCACCGCGGGCCGCCGGCCGGCGGCAGGGGCGTGATCCACTCCCCCGTGTCGAGCCGGGCGACGAGCCGGTACGGGCCCGGGGCCGCCGCCCTGAGGGCGACGGCGTGGCCGGCGCCCGGGGCACCGGAGTAGCTGACGGCGCCGCTCAGCTGGAGGGACGCCAGGTGCCGACTGCCCGCGGCGAGGAGGTAGTGGACGCCCGCGGGCGAGCTCCACCAGGTGGCGGCGACGGTGTACTGCTGGAAGCGGCTGCAGGCGCGCCCCTCCTGCTCGGCCGCGGTGATCCGGGCGGGGGCGCCGCTGCCCGGCGCCGGGCCCAGGAAGGCCGTCCAGGCGCTGCCGGTGCCGTCCCAGCGGTCCGCCCGGGCGCACACCCACTGGGCCTGGCCGGCGTTCTCCGGCAGCTGCTGGCCGGCGAAGTCCCAGGCGTTGACGGCCTTGACCCCACTGCCGCGCAGCGACCGGAGGGAGCAGCCGAGATGCGACCACAGCTCCAGGGCGTCACTGCCGGTCGCCTCCCGCGGATAGTTCGCCGGGCCGTGCTGCGGCGGCGGCAGATAGGTGAGGTGGGCCGGGACCATCCCGCCGAGGTCGGTGAGGAGGAAGGCGTGGTGCTCGGCGATCACCGGCGAGGAGCGCAGCTGCAGGACGGGCAGCGAGCGGCAGCCACCGGTGGGCGCCGGCAGCGCCGCTGTGAGGCCCTGGTCGGCGGCGACGTCCCGGCTCGGGCTGTCCGGCGCCAGGAGGTCGCGCTGCTGGACGGTGGCGACCCAGGGCGCGAGGAGGAAGCGATCGCCCGAGGGGCCGCGCGAGAGGATGACGGCGCCGGCGGTGGTGACGTCGGACTGGTCCGCGCGGGCGATCTCCAGCCGCGGTGTGGCGTCCGCGGTCACGGCGTACCGGACGAGGCGGCTCCCGTCGTACAGGAGGACCAGGCCGGTGCCGTCCACCTCGCCCGCGAAGAGCAGTTGGGGCCGCTGCTCGGGCGGGCCGGCCCAGGCGCCCGGGTCGATGTCTCGGCGTACCGGCCCCTCGCCCGACCAGGCCCGCAAGGCCCGGTCGATCAGCGCCGCGTCGCCGGTGCGGTCGCCGCGCGCGGGCCAAGCGCTGAAGTCGATGCGGGCGGTGTGCCGCCACAGGTCCGGGGCGGCCCGCAGGACCGTGGTCGGCACTGCGGCGTCGCCGGACACGGCGGAGACGGCCGGGCGCCCGGCTCCGGCCCCCAGGCCGAAGGCCAGCAGCGCGGCGGCGACGGCCCCGGCCGCCGCCGGGACCATGACAGCGCGCCGGCGACGGGTCGGGATGTCGCTGGAGCGGGCGCGCAGGGTGCAGGGGTCGAACTCGGTCGAGCGCGCGGCGACCTCGGCGGTGGCACTGACGGCCGGCTCCGCCACCGCTGCCAGGGCGGCCACCACCTCCTCGTGGCCGAGACCCAGCTCGACGAGGACCGCCCCGGCCTCGTCGGCGCCCAGCCCCTCGACGTGGCGCAGCCCGTAGGCGACCCGGGCCGGGGCGTCCAGCGCGCCCAGCAGCTCCTCCAGGGCCAGTTCGGGTGAGCCGCCCGGCGGCGGGAAGACCCGCATCCCCCACACCCTCGGCAGTGACCAGGGGCGGCGGCGCGGCTCGGCCAGCACGGTCAGCAGCGTCCGGCGCCGCAACTCGTGGTAGATCTCCTGGTGTTCGGCCGCGCGCTCCCCCGCGGTGGCGGGGGGCCGCTCCTTCGACCGCTCCGGCGTCCGGGGGCCCGCGCCCAGCGGCAGGGCGTGCTGCACGGCGTGGTGCGCCCGCAGGACGCGCCGGTGGCGCTCCATCCCGACCGGCAGCGCGAGATAGGCCAGCCGCGTCAGCCGCGGGTAGCAGGCCAGGAGGACGTCCTCGGCGGCGGCCCGCTCCACCCGCCGCCGACCGGAGCGCCCGCCGAGCAACGCGGATCCGTGCCGCAGACCGGTGATCCCCATGACCCCCACTCACCCTCCGCTGTTCACCCGTTCGGAGCACTTTCACGGGGTCAACGACGGATCGCCGCGATGGTCACTGCCGCGGTGCCGCGGCGCGCGCGAGGGGCGCGGCCTCCGGGCGGGGGCGCCGGGGGCGGGGTAGGTTCCGCGGCATGGACAAGGATTCGCCGGGAGCCCCGGAGACCACCACCTGCGAGCTGGACCCGGTCACCTGGGACGCGCTGGTGTCCGCGATGCAGCGGCATGGCGTGGCCGCCGAGGTGGTCGCCAAGGTCTGCCACGACGCTCTGGAAGAGATCAACACGACGCCGGTCGCCGAGCGGGACCGGCGGCTCGCCGAGGCCGACGCCTACTTCGCACGGCGGCAGGCCGGGCTGCTCTGAGCCCGCGGCCGCTCCGACCCGGCGGTCGCTCCGGGCCCGCGGCCGCCCGGGCCGCCGCTCAGGCCAGGAGGGACAGGCCCAGGTACGGCAGCGGGATCAGCAGCATCCCGAGCAGCCACGGGCGGAGCCGCCGGCCGCGGCCGCGCGGCAGGACGACGTCCACCAGCAGGACCAGCCCGAGCAGCAGACATCCGGTGAGCGCCAGCAGCAGCATCATCGGCCCCGCGTGGTCGAGGGTGGTGTGGTCGCAGTCGGCCAGACCGGGGCGGACCACGTCACGTGGGCTGCGGCAGTCCATCGGCAGGTACTCGGTGATCAGCCAGCGCGCGGCCCACAGCGGCACCACCGCCGGGATCCCGAGCAGCAGGTTGACCGGCACCGGCCCCACCGGCGCCCGCCCATGGGCGGTGCTCCCCCGCCCCTCCTCCGCCACCACGCCTCGCCCCTCCCACACGTCCCGCACGATTCGCGGAGTGGGACGGCCACGACGGGCCGGCGGTTGCGCGACGCAGCGGACCGCCTCGGCGGGCCCCACGGGGGAAGGGCACCGGCCGAGGCGGTCACCGATTCAACTACCGGGCCCCGCCGCAGAGTTCCCGGGGGCGGCCGGCGGGCCCGCAGATGACTCTCGCGGCCGCGGGCCCACCGTTGTGTCCCCACACCCGGACAGGATCGTTCGCCCGCGGGCGCTCCGGCAATGCCGGTCCGGGCGGTTCAGAGGAAACCCTGAGGCAGGAGGGGCCGTCGGCCGCCGGGAGCCGGCGCGCGGTCATCAGCCTGGCCGGTCGCCGTCCCGGCCCCGGGCCCGGCCCCGACGCGGTGCGGGTTCGACGCGCCCCGCGGCCCTGGCGATGTTGCGGGCCATGCCGCCGAAGACCGCGGAGTGGAAGGGGGCGACGCTCCACCAGTAGGCGTGCCCGAAGAGCCCGCGCGGATGGAACACCGCCCGCTGCCGGTAGACCGAGCCGTCCGGGCCTGCGGCCTCGGCGCGCATCTCCAGCCAGGCCAGACCCGGCAGCCGCATCTCGGCGCGCAGCCGCAGCAGCCGGCCGGGCTCGATCTCCTCGACCCGCCAGAAGTCCAGCGAGTCCCCGACCCGCAGATGCTGCGCGTCGCGGCGTCCCCGGCGCAGCCCCACCCCGCCGACCAGCCGGTCCAGCCAGCCGCGCACCGCCCAGGCGAGCGGGAAGGAGTACCAGCCGTGCTCTCCGCCGATCCCCTCGATCACCCGCCACAGCCGCTCGCCGGGGGCGGCCACCGCCTGCTCCCGGCAGTCGGTGTACAGGCTGCCGCCGGCCCAGTCGGGGTCGGTCGGCAGCGGGTCGCTGGGGGCGCCCGGGGTCGCCGCCGAGGACCAGCGGGTGGCCACCTGGGCGTCCCGCACCCGCTGCAGCGCCAGCCCGAGCGCCCGATCGAAGCCGAGCGGCCGGTCCGGACCGTCGGGCAGGTACCGGGCGATGTCGTGCTCGTCGCAGACCACCTCGTGCCGCAGGGACTCGGTGAGCGGCCGGGCCACGGCCCGGGGCACCGGGGTGACCAGCCCCACCCAGTGGCTGGACAGCCGGGGCGTCAGCATCGGGACGGGGAGGATGAGCCGGGGGCGGAGCCCGGCGGAGGCCGCGTACCGCGTCATCATCTCCCGGTAGGTGAGGACGTCCGGGCCGCCGACGTCGAAGGCCCGGTTCACCTCCTCGGGGATCCCGGCGCAGCCGACCAGGTAGCGGAGGACGTCCCGGACGGCGATCGGCTGGATCCGGGTGTGCACCCAGCTGGGGGTGACCATCACGGGGAGCCGCTCGGTGAGGTAGCGGAGCATCTCGAAGGAGGCCGATCCGGAGCCGATGATGACCGCCGCGCGCAGCACCACGGCGGGCACCGGGCCTGCCAGCAGGATGCGGCCCACCTCCGCGCGGGACCGCAGATGACGGGAGAGCTCCGCCTCCTCCTCGCCCTTGGGGAGCAGTCCGCCCAGGTAGACGATCCGGCGGAGGCCCGCGGCGGCGGCCTCCTCGGCGAAGGTCCGGGCCGCCTCGCGGTCTGTCCGCTCGAAGCCGGAACCCGAGGAGAGCGAGTGGACCAGGTAGTAGGCGGTGTCCACGCCGGCGAAGGCGCGGCGGAGTGCCGCCGGGTCGGTGACGTCCCCGCCGGCCACCTCGACGCGGTCCGCCCAGGGGTGGTCGCGCAGCTTCCCGGGCGTACGGGCCAGGCAGCGGACCCTGTACCCGGCCGCCAGCAGCTCGGGAACCAGGCGCCCGCCGATATAGCCGGTGGCGCCGGTCACCAGCGTTGTGCGGCCGTCCGTGCGCTGTTCCTCGGTGGTGGTCATGGCCCGCCTCCCGTGCCGTGCCTGCGGTGTCCCCTGGTTGTTTCCGCGGAACCGGGGCCTGCGGATGCGAACGGCGGCCGAAGGGACGGCCCTGTGGGAGACCGCCGGCCGGCCCAGGCCGGCGCGGGCCGACATGGGTCAGCACGGGTCAGGGCGGCCCCGGCCGGTCCGGCGGGGAAGGGCGGAGGGCGAGGAGGGCGATGTCGTCGTCGCTTTCCGCGCCCAGCCGGATGATCAGTTCGTCGCAGAGCGTGTCGAGGGGCGCTCCGCCCAGTTCGGCGGCGTACGCGCGCAGCCGGGCCAGGCCCCGGTCGAGGGACTCGCCCCGGCGTTCGATCAGGCCGTCGGTGTAGAGGAGGACGGTGGCGTGGGCGGGCAGCGGGTCGCAGGCGGTGGCCCGCCGGCGTTCCGGGTCCATGCCGATCAGCAGGCCGGCGCCGTCTTCGAGGTAGCGGGTCTTGCCCTCGGCGGTGATCAGCAGCGGCGGCGGGTGGCCCGCCGAGGCGTGCTCAAGCCGCCACGGGCCGCCCTCCGGTCCCTTGATCAGGCAGTAGACGCAGGTCGCCGTGGCGTCCGGGGAGAGGGTGCGACTGGCCAGGTCCAGGCGGCGGAGCACCTCCCCCGGGGGCTCCTGGCGGTCGACGGCGATGCCGCGCAGCATGTTGCGCAGGGTGCTCATGGCGACGGCGGCCTTCAGGTCGTGGCCGGAGACGTCGCCGATCACCAGGACGGTGTTGCCGTTGGGCAGGACGAACGCGTCGTACCAGTCGCCGCCCACCTTGGCGGTGGTGCTGGAGGGGGCGTAGCGGGCGACCAGGCGGAGGTGGTCGGGCTGGGGCAGGTCGGGCAGCAGGACGTGCTGGAGCTGCTCGGCGGTGTTGTGGACCTCGGTGTTCAGCCGGGCGTGGTCCACGCCCAGCGCGATGCCCCGGGCCAGTTCGGTGATCAGCGGCAGGTCCTGCTTGGTGAACGGATGCTCCCCGCTCACCCGGGCCAGCGTCAGCGCGCCGAGGACCTCCCGGCCGGCCCGCAGCGGGGCCAGCACGGCGCTGTGCGCGCCCAGCCTGTCGAACAGCTCCAGCTGGCGCTGGTTGAGGGCACTGTT contains the following coding sequences:
- a CDS encoding NAD(P)/FAD-dependent oxidoreductase, encoding MPPATPAARPVSGPPRDRRAWRFPGPAGAPRFEDDPPSVAVLGGGIAGLAAATVLAEAGARVTVFERETELGGRLRGWPVTLRDGSTVTMSRGFHAFFRQYYNLRALLRRVDPELGMLRPLPDYPLVHSGGMLDSFAEIPRTPPWNALGFVARSPSFRWRDLLGMSPGPAMRLLDVSVPRVYAELDGISARHLLDRIGFPEAAHHLAFEVFSRSFFADPGRLSAAELAVMFHIYFLGSSEGLLFDVPDEPFPQALWNPLGGYLSSHGVEVRTATRVESVGRGRGGGFAVATGTEAHPCDAVVLALDVAGLRSLVGASPELGDAAWRERIGALRTAPPFLVSRLWLDRPVAEDRPGFLGTSAFGGLDNISVLDRWEGQARRWAGRTGGSVLELHGYAVAPDADRGRVEAGLLAQLHRVYPETRQARVVDVRHEWHADCPLFPVGGFDGRPEVVTPDPALVMAGDIVRTPFPSALMERAASTGFLAADTLLHRWGVAGETVWSVPNRGRVPALSALARALGGTPCNRGGGGGGIGGEASPH
- a CDS encoding lycopene cyclase family protein, whose amino-acid sequence is MVDRTEAEVAIIGAGAAGLSLAHHLLAAGAGAPDIALIEAPPGPLRPPERTWCFWEEGPGRYDEVLSARWSRLRVKDREGTPFPLDLGPYRYKMLRSGAFERFVADGFRGRSVRRFEAAVDEVRDTADGAEVRAARADGGRLALRARWVFDSRPVRRLPDARTHLLQHFRGWFVRSERPVFDPATADLMDFHCPQPARGLAFVYALPLSDREALVEYTLFSADPLPAEAYRRALRSHLRGAYGLTDFEIGSTESGVIPMTDGRFPGQAGARVFRIGTAGGATRPSTGYTFAAVQRQSRAIAAALRRGGTPRPPAAYPARARLLDAVMLHALDSGRLDGPRFFTDLFRTVPAPRLLRFLDGETGWRQDLAIGLRVPIGPMAGALARLPLLPKRPAGRRPPVRPAHGADA
- a CDS encoding SDR family oxidoreductase, with amino-acid sequence MTTTEEQRTDGRTTLVTGATGYIGGRLVPELLAAGYRVRCLARTPGKLRDHPWADRVEVAGGDVTDPAALRRAFAGVDTAYYLVHSLSSGSGFERTDREAARTFAEEAAAAGLRRIVYLGGLLPKGEEEAELSRHLRSRAEVGRILLAGPVPAVVLRAAVIIGSGSASFEMLRYLTERLPVMVTPSWVHTRIQPIAVRDVLRYLVGCAGIPEEVNRAFDVGGPDVLTYREMMTRYAASAGLRPRLILPVPMLTPRLSSHWVGLVTPVPRAVARPLTESLRHEVVCDEHDIARYLPDGPDRPLGFDRALGLALQRVRDAQVATRWSSAATPGAPSDPLPTDPDWAGGSLYTDCREQAVAAPGERLWRVIEGIGGEHGWYSFPLAWAVRGWLDRLVGGVGLRRGRRDAQHLRVGDSLDFWRVEEIEPGRLLRLRAEMRLPGLAWLEMRAEAAGPDGSVYRQRAVFHPRGLFGHAYWWSVAPFHSAVFGGMARNIARAAGRVEPAPRRGRARGRDGDRPG